One segment of Curtobacterium poinsettiae DNA contains the following:
- a CDS encoding MFS transporter, with protein MRPESAGTPLWPLAIGTFAIGSGGGVVAGLLPSMAVDLDVGLAEVGLLVAVYSVVYAVAAPAVALFGHRIPRRSLMLCSLAAFGLASVAMALVDSYSAAVVARGLAAVAAGGFTPTATVLASQAVSPERRGRAVATVFGGLTTASVVAAPIGALLGPAVGFRAVYVGIGVTAVLAAVAIALLVARPTGLPMVQRDAPTDGLLTGVAVSGATTPVLGPDERRTDALRRPGGGTAAFGWVAVVLAVSMTETLAAFIVQTYAAPLLDVLAGAAGPTLSGILVSYGLAGVVGNVVGGRLSDRFGAAIVLCAALLGAGLSLAVLTWAGGNAVGAGAVFAVWGFCAWAANSPLQTLLLTMSGRFAQVVVALNSAVIALGTAAGSGIGGLLVDGGRTAELGAWSGAAMTVSVALTVVVIVGQRRATLRGRGITRRRRPAFRAGR; from the coding sequence GTGCGGCCGGAGTCGGCGGGTACGCCGCTCTGGCCGCTCGCGATCGGGACGTTCGCGATCGGGTCGGGCGGCGGTGTCGTCGCCGGCCTCCTGCCCTCGATGGCCGTGGACCTCGACGTGGGCCTCGCGGAGGTCGGGCTGCTCGTCGCGGTCTACAGCGTCGTGTACGCGGTCGCCGCGCCGGCGGTGGCGTTGTTCGGGCACCGCATCCCGCGACGGAGCCTCATGCTGTGCTCGCTCGCGGCCTTCGGTCTCGCGAGCGTCGCGATGGCGCTCGTCGACTCGTACAGCGCAGCGGTCGTGGCGCGGGGGCTCGCGGCGGTGGCCGCTGGAGGGTTCACACCGACGGCGACGGTGCTCGCGTCGCAGGCAGTCTCGCCGGAGCGGCGTGGCCGGGCGGTCGCCACGGTCTTCGGTGGACTCACGACCGCCTCCGTGGTCGCAGCACCCATCGGCGCGCTGCTCGGACCTGCGGTCGGGTTCCGTGCCGTGTACGTCGGGATCGGGGTCACCGCCGTCCTGGCGGCTGTGGCGATCGCACTCCTGGTCGCCCGGCCGACCGGTCTTCCGATGGTGCAACGCGACGCGCCGACTGATGGACTCCTGACGGGTGTCGCTGTGTCGGGTGCCACGACGCCCGTTCTCGGACCGGACGAACGCCGGACGGACGCGCTCCGAAGGCCCGGGGGCGGCACGGCTGCGTTCGGGTGGGTCGCGGTGGTCCTGGCGGTCTCGATGACCGAGACCCTGGCCGCCTTCATCGTCCAGACCTACGCGGCTCCGCTCCTCGACGTCCTCGCCGGAGCGGCCGGGCCGACGCTGAGTGGCATCCTCGTCAGCTACGGGCTCGCCGGGGTGGTCGGCAACGTCGTCGGCGGTCGCCTCTCCGACCGGTTCGGGGCCGCGATCGTCCTGTGCGCGGCGCTCCTGGGAGCCGGTCTGTCGCTCGCTGTGCTGACCTGGGCAGGTGGGAACGCCGTCGGTGCCGGTGCGGTCTTCGCGGTGTGGGGCTTCTGCGCATGGGCGGCCAACTCGCCCCTGCAGACGCTGCTCCTCACGATGTCCGGGCGCTTCGCCCAGGTGGTCGTCGCCCTCAACTCGGCGGTCATCGCCCTCGGTACGGCTGCCGGCTCGGGGATCGGCGGGCTGCTCGTCGACGGCGGCCGGACCGCGGAGCTCGGCGCCTGGTCGGGGGCGGCGATGACGGTGAGCGTCGCACTCACCGTCGTCGTCATCGTGGGGCAGCGACGAGCAACTCTCCGCGGTCGGGGGATCACTCGACGTCGACGTCCCGCTTTCCGCGCCGGACGATGA
- the ppk2 gene encoding polyphosphate kinase 2, translating to MDTAPYSQPLREYIEQLRTEGYSVADGQTADPELIDPHGNPVLTWQDDYPYSERLPRDEYEYQKYLLQIELLKCQYWLEDTGQKVVVLFEGRDAAGKGGTIKRFTEHLNPRTSRVVALSKPTERERGEWYFQRYVQHLPAAGEMVLFDRSWYNRAGVERVMGFCSDDEYESFMTQVPQFERMLVDSGIHLTKFWFSVTRREQRTRFAMRQLDPVRRWKLSDIDLLSLDRWEDYTEAKTAMFTRTSKRYAPWTIVRSNDKKRARLNAMRYFLTQFDYPDKAADVIGKPDPLIVRRGKRDVDVE from the coding sequence GTGGACACAGCGCCGTACTCGCAGCCGTTGCGGGAGTACATCGAACAGCTGCGGACCGAGGGGTACAGCGTCGCGGACGGTCAGACGGCCGACCCGGAGCTGATCGACCCGCACGGCAACCCGGTGCTCACCTGGCAGGACGACTACCCGTACTCGGAGCGCCTGCCGCGGGACGAGTACGAGTACCAGAAGTACCTGCTGCAGATCGAGCTGCTGAAGTGCCAGTACTGGCTCGAGGACACCGGCCAGAAGGTCGTCGTGCTCTTCGAGGGGCGTGACGCCGCGGGCAAGGGCGGCACGATCAAGCGGTTCACGGAGCACCTCAACCCCCGGACCTCGCGGGTCGTGGCGCTGAGCAAGCCGACCGAGCGCGAGCGCGGTGAGTGGTACTTCCAGCGGTACGTGCAGCACCTGCCGGCCGCCGGTGAGATGGTCCTGTTCGACCGCTCCTGGTACAACCGTGCCGGCGTCGAACGGGTGATGGGCTTCTGCAGCGACGACGAGTACGAGTCGTTCATGACCCAGGTGCCGCAGTTCGAGCGGATGCTCGTCGACTCCGGCATCCACCTGACGAAGTTCTGGTTCTCGGTGACCCGTCGCGAGCAGCGGACCCGGTTCGCCATGCGCCAGCTCGACCCCGTGCGGCGGTGGAAGCTGTCCGACATCGACCTGCTGTCACTCGACCGGTGGGAGGACTACACCGAGGCGAAGACGGCGATGTTCACCCGGACGAGCAAGCGCTACGCGCCGTGGACGATCGTGCGGTCGAACGACAAGAAGCGCGCGCGGCTCAACGCGATGCGGTACTTCCTGACGCAGTTCGACTACCCGGACAAGGCCGCCGACGTCATCGGCAAGCCGGACCCGCTCATCGTCCGGCGCGGAAAGCGGGACGTCGACGTCGAGTGA
- a CDS encoding UBP-type zinc finger domain-containing protein, translated as MTDQAEMIHPEIAPSGDGCVECDATGSWWVHLRRCAACGHVGCCDDSLNTHATRHWEETGHAVIQSYEPGETWAWDYRDDTRFEGLELAAPTSHPVTQAVPGPADRLPGDWLELLGGSR; from the coding sequence ATGACGGACCAGGCCGAGATGATCCACCCCGAGATCGCACCGAGCGGAGACGGGTGCGTCGAGTGCGACGCGACCGGCTCGTGGTGGGTGCACCTGCGCCGCTGCGCGGCGTGCGGCCACGTCGGCTGCTGCGACGACTCCCTCAACACGCACGCGACGCGGCACTGGGAGGAGACCGGGCACGCGGTCATCCAGAGCTACGAGCCCGGCGAGACCTGGGCGTGGGACTACCGCGACGACACCCGCTTCGAGGGGCTCGAGCTCGCAGCGCCCACCAGCCACCCCGTGACGCAGGCAGTCCCCGGGCCGGCGGATCGCCTTCCCGGGGACTGGTTGGAACTGCTCGGCGGATCACGCTGA
- the msrA gene encoding peptide-methionine (S)-S-oxide reductase MsrA, whose amino-acid sequence MTTTETAILAGGCFWGAQQLLRRRPGIVSTRVGYSGGDVANATYRNHGDHAESVEIVFDPSQISYRDLLEFFFQIHDPSTKDRQGNDIGRSYRSAIFFTSDEQKQVALDTIADVDASGIWPGKVVTEVTAAGPFWEAEDEHQDYLEKNPHGYTCHFVRPGWKLPHRDEATAAV is encoded by the coding sequence ATGACCACCACCGAGACCGCCATCCTCGCCGGCGGATGCTTCTGGGGAGCGCAGCAGCTCCTCCGTCGTCGTCCCGGCATCGTCAGCACCCGCGTCGGCTACTCCGGCGGCGACGTGGCGAACGCGACGTACCGCAACCACGGCGACCACGCCGAGTCGGTCGAGATCGTCTTCGACCCGTCCCAGATCTCGTACCGGGACCTGCTGGAGTTCTTCTTCCAGATCCACGACCCGTCGACGAAGGACCGCCAGGGCAACGACATCGGTCGCAGCTACCGTTCGGCGATCTTCTTCACCTCGGACGAGCAGAAGCAGGTCGCGCTCGACACCATTGCGGACGTCGACGCGTCGGGCATCTGGCCCGGCAAGGTCGTCACCGAGGTCACCGCGGCCGGCCCGTTCTGGGAGGCCGAGGACGAGCACCAGGACTACCTCGAGAAGAACCCGCACGGCTACACCTGCCACTTCGTGCGTCCGGGCTGGAAGCTCCCGCACCGCGACGAGGCGACCGCGGCCGTCTGA
- a CDS encoding DUF4265 domain-containing protein, which yields MTAPDPARWVLHPNPVWAGRVDFVADAMIAGDPTSPLRFEQLLFRDLGDGIHQLCCIPFFTYGWSLGDGVRLEERDGVGPTPAAVLERSAFWVLRAFVESDDAAAALLELLQRNDALVETRGRLVAFAVEGAQRLAAVREELEALQRPGFLSYETGWL from the coding sequence ATGACTGCACCTGATCCAGCTCGGTGGGTGTTGCACCCGAATCCGGTCTGGGCGGGCCGAGTCGACTTCGTCGCAGACGCGATGATCGCTGGAGATCCGACGAGTCCTCTGCGATTCGAGCAGCTCCTCTTCCGGGACCTCGGTGACGGCATCCACCAGCTCTGCTGCATCCCGTTCTTCACGTACGGCTGGTCGCTCGGTGATGGAGTGCGTCTCGAGGAGCGTGACGGAGTCGGTCCCACGCCGGCTGCAGTTCTCGAACGAAGCGCATTCTGGGTTCTCCGAGCTTTCGTTGAGAGCGATGACGCAGCCGCAGCACTCCTCGAGCTGTTGCAGCGGAATGACGCGCTCGTGGAAACGCGCGGGCGTCTGGTCGCGTTCGCGGTCGAGGGCGCCCAGAGGCTCGCTGCTGTTCGAGAAGAACTGGAAGCTCTGCAGCGTCCCGGCTTCCTGTCCTACGAGACCGGCTGGCTCTGA
- a CDS encoding HEAT repeat domain-containing protein, with amino-acid sequence MPFTPAEAAEQAAILADLRALGYDFSNLSVFAQAGIRYKDAVPLLIEWLRKARTPAMQQDLARALSNPSAKGTAMPALIEAFRNFPDEAGTRWAVGNSIETAYVDAYFDDVAALALDSQYGRTRQMVALALGKSKRPEAVDVLLQLMDDHNISGHAVFALSKRPNPRAREALEEKLTDDRPWVRKKAALGLRKIGVEPAV; translated from the coding sequence ATGCCGTTCACGCCAGCAGAAGCTGCCGAGCAGGCGGCGATCCTGGCCGACCTCCGCGCGCTGGGGTACGACTTCTCGAACCTGTCCGTCTTCGCCCAGGCCGGGATTCGTTACAAGGACGCGGTCCCCCTACTGATCGAGTGGCTGCGGAAGGCGCGGACGCCGGCGATGCAACAGGACCTCGCTCGGGCGTTGAGCAATCCATCCGCGAAGGGAACCGCGATGCCCGCACTGATCGAGGCGTTCCGGAACTTCCCTGACGAAGCGGGTACGCGCTGGGCGGTTGGGAACTCGATCGAGACCGCGTACGTGGACGCGTACTTCGATGACGTGGCGGCGCTCGCGCTGGATTCTCAGTACGGGCGTACCCGTCAGATGGTGGCCCTCGCGCTGGGGAAGTCGAAGCGGCCCGAAGCGGTCGATGTCCTCCTGCAACTCATGGACGACCACAACATCAGCGGGCATGCGGTGTTCGCACTGAGCAAGCGGCCGAACCCCCGAGCGCGCGAGGCCTTGGAGGAGAAGCTGACCGACGACCGCCCGTGGGTGCGGAAGAAGGCTGCGCTCGGGCTGCGGAAGATCGGGGTGGAGCCCGCCGTCTGA
- a CDS encoding aldo/keto reductase, protein MPALIDTFTLSNGLHIPKIGFGTWQIPSGSDAYDATKTALDLGYRHIDTALAYGNEASVGEAVRDSGIPRDELFITTKLPAEIKTASGARDAFEESSNNLNLGHVDLYLIHAPWPWSDMGSDHRDGNVEVWKVFEELYDAGRTKSIGVSNFAVADLEDLLGRTDVVPHANQIRWFIGNTQDETTAFDREHDILTEGYSPLATGGLLENEQIAEIAAKYDKTVAQVAIRYLLEKDVLPLPKSTTPSRIAENADVDFVLAAEDVAALDALEDTAS, encoded by the coding sequence ATGCCCGCACTCATCGACACGTTCACCCTGTCCAACGGTCTGCACATCCCGAAGATCGGCTTCGGCACCTGGCAGATCCCGTCCGGCTCCGACGCGTACGACGCCACGAAGACCGCCCTCGACCTCGGCTACCGCCACATCGACACCGCCCTGGCGTACGGCAACGAGGCGAGCGTCGGCGAAGCCGTCCGCGACAGCGGCATCCCCCGCGACGAACTCTTCATCACCACGAAGCTGCCGGCCGAGATCAAGACGGCGTCCGGCGCCCGCGACGCCTTCGAGGAGTCGAGCAACAACCTCAACCTCGGACACGTCGACCTGTACCTGATCCACGCGCCGTGGCCCTGGAGCGACATGGGCTCCGACCACCGCGACGGCAACGTCGAGGTGTGGAAGGTCTTCGAGGAGCTCTACGACGCCGGCCGCACCAAGAGCATCGGTGTCTCGAACTTCGCCGTCGCCGACCTCGAGGACCTGCTCGGCCGCACCGACGTCGTCCCGCACGCCAACCAGATCCGCTGGTTCATCGGCAACACCCAGGACGAGACGACCGCCTTCGACCGCGAGCACGACATCCTGACCGAGGGCTACTCCCCGCTCGCCACCGGCGGACTGCTCGAGAACGAGCAGATCGCCGAGATCGCGGCGAAATACGACAAGACCGTCGCCCAGGTCGCGATCCGCTACCTGCTCGAGAAGGACGTCCTGCCGCTGCCGAAGTCCACCACCCCGTCGCGCATCGCCGAGAACGCCGACGTCGACTTCGTCCTCGCCGCTGAGGACGTGGCCGCGCTCGACGCGCTCGAGGACACCGCGAGCTGA